The sequence AAGATTTTCCATTGATTTATTAAAAACGCCTTTTTCATTGGGCAAGGGTGCCCTCGATTCTTTTAAAATTTTGAGGAAATTTGGACCCCACATAGTGGTGGGTATGGGAGGATATGTAAGCGTACCCGTGGTGGGAGTTGCAGCCTTCTTAAAAATTCCCACGGTAATTCATGAACAGAATGTGATCCCCGGCTTGGCAAACCGCCTATTGAGCCGAGTTGCAAGTGTCATCGCCACATCCTACGCCGATACTGAAGAATTTTTTCCGAAAAGGAAGGGAATTATCCTAACGGGAAATCCCATCCGGGGCGAAATTTTGGAATCCACTCATGAGGATGGAATTCTTACTCTGGGATTGGATCCTAAGAGGAAAACTCTCTTAATCTTTGGAGGAAGTAGAGGTGCTCAAAGAATAAATCACGCTGTAGTTGAGGCTTATCCATTCTTTCGCGATTCTCACGACTTGCAGATGGTTCACGCTACGGGTATGATTGATTTTGAAAATGTTTCCAATG is a genomic window of Actinomycetota bacterium containing:
- a CDS encoding UDP-N-acetylglucosamine--N-acetylmuramyl-(pentapeptide) pyrophosphoryl-undecaprenol N-acetylglucosamine transferase, which translates into the protein MRVLIGGGGTAGHIYPGLALAEELKSLVEGIEIVFVGTESGLESEMVPQMGYILETIDARGLPRRFSIDLLKTPFSLGKGALDSFKILRKFGPHIVVGMGGYVSVPVVGVAAFLKIPTVIHEQNVIPGLANRLLSRVASVIATSYADTEEFFPKRKGIILTGNPIRGEILESTHEDGILTLGLDPKRKTLLIFGGSRGAQRINHAVVEAYPFFRDSHDLQMVHATGMIDFENVSNAIKNIEKPQDKLIYRCFPYLDKIHLAYAAADLALCRAGATTIAEITARG